A DNA window from Pirellulales bacterium contains the following coding sequences:
- the der gene encoding ribosome biogenesis GTPase Der, whose product MAVPRVVIVGRPNVGKSSILNWLAGLRLAIVEDRPGVTRDAVDYLMEHEERYFELVDTGGIGVEDEDNLTKHIEEQIQTAIDSAAVILFVVDGRAGLTPLDEEVGRRLRDLDVPVICIANKCDDEKHDAQTVDFYRLGRGKIVPASTKQNRNRTVLLNLILERLPEEKVDEADVAEPEMRVAIVGRRNVGKSTFVNTLAQAQRMIVSEVPGTTRDSVDVRFELDGKGFVAIDTPGLRRTKSRGASIDFYGAHRAQRSIRRADVVLLFLDATERISKVDKQLCDYIGEQYKPLIFVVNKWDLLAKTMPTEKWVRYLNDTFRTMRYAPIAFITGETGKNVKALLNHAQMLFKQSRQRLSTGQLNRLLRDAVQRNPPPLYQNRRPKIFYGTQVGVQPPTLVLFCNDPQALDRPYQRYLLGAVRDQMNFAEVPVKLYLRKRQPSDGQSGLDEEDEINEIEQTEPLVE is encoded by the coding sequence ATGGCTGTCCCCCGCGTCGTTATCGTCGGCCGACCGAACGTCGGCAAAAGCAGCATCCTCAACTGGTTGGCCGGGCTGCGGCTGGCCATCGTCGAGGATCGCCCCGGCGTGACCCGCGACGCGGTCGACTACCTCATGGAGCACGAAGAGCGGTATTTCGAACTCGTCGACACCGGCGGGATCGGCGTCGAGGACGAGGACAACCTTACCAAGCACATCGAGGAGCAGATCCAAACCGCGATCGACTCGGCCGCGGTGATCTTGTTCGTCGTCGACGGCCGGGCCGGGCTGACGCCGCTCGACGAGGAGGTCGGGCGCCGCCTGCGGGATCTCGACGTGCCGGTGATCTGCATCGCCAACAAGTGCGACGACGAAAAGCACGACGCCCAGACGGTCGACTTCTATCGCCTGGGACGCGGCAAGATCGTGCCGGCCAGCACCAAGCAGAATCGCAACCGCACGGTGCTGCTGAATCTGATCCTCGAACGGCTCCCCGAGGAAAAGGTCGACGAGGCCGACGTCGCCGAGCCGGAGATGCGGGTGGCGATCGTCGGTCGCCGCAACGTGGGCAAGAGCACGTTCGTCAACACGCTGGCCCAGGCGCAGCGGATGATCGTCAGCGAGGTCCCCGGCACGACGCGCGACAGCGTCGACGTACGGTTCGAGCTCGACGGCAAGGGGTTCGTGGCGATCGACACGCCGGGCCTGCGCAGGACGAAGAGTCGCGGGGCGTCGATCGACTTCTACGGCGCTCATCGGGCCCAACGCAGCATCCGCCGGGCCGACGTCGTGCTGTTGTTCCTCGACGCGACCGAGCGGATCAGCAAGGTCGACAAGCAGTTGTGCGACTACATTGGCGAGCAGTACAAGCCGCTGATCTTCGTCGTCAATAAGTGGGATCTTCTGGCCAAGACGATGCCGACCGAGAAGTGGGTGCGGTATCTCAACGACACGTTCCGCACCATGCGTTACGCCCCGATCGCGTTCATCACCGGCGAGACGGGCAAGAACGTCAAGGCGCTGCTCAATCACGCCCAGATGCTGTTCAAGCAATCGCGGCAGCGACTCAGCACGGGGCAACTCAATCGCTTGCTGCGCGACGCCGTGCAGCGGAACCCCCCGCCGCTCTACCAAAATCGCCGGCCGAAGATCTTCTACGGCACTCAGGTCGGCGTGCAGCCGCCGACCTTAGTGCTGTTCTGCAACGACCCTCAGGCGCTCGATCGGCCGTACCAGCGGTATCTGCTGGGGGCGGTGCGCGATCAGATGAACTTCGCCGAGGTGCCGGTGAAGCTCTACCTCCGCAAGCGGCAGCCCTCCGACGGGCAGAGCGGTTTGGACGAGGAAGACGAAATCAACGAGATCGAACAGACCGAACCGTTGGTCGAATAG